A window of the Phycisphaerae bacterium genome harbors these coding sequences:
- the nadA gene encoding quinolinate synthase NadA → MPYQPPLPPQYTDLSIEEMCERIRAHKQAFGRRLVILGHHYQQDDVIQFADFTGDSLKLSRQASQQKDAEFIVFCGVHFMAESADILSEGRVAVILPDLTAGCSMADMAALEQVEDAWQRLTAATDAKVIPITYVNSSAAIKAFCGQHDGACCTSSNARKVLEYALTQGDKVLFLPDQHLGRNTAYAMGHPLDSMVLYDPVLDAGGLTDEQIRNARFLLWNGYCSVHQVFTPQQCERVRAADPACKIIVHPECPWEVVQRADLAGSTEYIIKIITEAPEGSHWAVGTEINLVNRVANRYAGRKLVRSLADVQCLCSTMYRIDLPHLLWSLDELATGRVVNQIRVDEQTRHFARVALQRMLDNVSATPMAAK, encoded by the coding sequence ATGCCGTATCAGCCGCCATTGCCGCCTCAATATACCGACCTCTCGATCGAGGAGATGTGCGAGCGGATCCGGGCGCACAAGCAGGCCTTCGGCCGGCGTCTGGTGATTCTCGGCCATCATTATCAGCAGGACGACGTGATTCAGTTCGCCGATTTCACTGGCGACAGCCTCAAGCTCAGCCGGCAGGCCTCGCAGCAGAAGGACGCCGAGTTCATCGTCTTCTGCGGCGTGCATTTCATGGCCGAGTCAGCGGACATTCTGTCGGAAGGCCGGGTGGCTGTGATTCTTCCCGACCTGACCGCCGGGTGCAGTATGGCGGACATGGCAGCGCTGGAGCAGGTCGAGGACGCGTGGCAGCGTTTGACTGCGGCGACGGACGCAAAGGTCATCCCCATCACGTACGTGAACAGCTCGGCGGCGATCAAGGCGTTCTGCGGACAACATGACGGAGCCTGTTGCACCAGTTCCAATGCTCGCAAGGTGCTCGAATATGCGTTGACGCAGGGCGACAAGGTCCTTTTCCTGCCGGACCAGCATCTCGGCCGCAACACGGCGTACGCGATGGGGCATCCACTCGATTCAATGGTTCTTTACGATCCGGTCCTGGACGCCGGGGGCCTGACCGACGAGCAGATCCGCAATGCCCGCTTCCTGTTGTGGAACGGCTACTGCAGCGTGCACCAGGTGTTCACGCCGCAGCAGTGCGAGCGTGTTCGGGCAGCCGATCCGGCCTGCAAGATCATCGTCCATCCGGAGTGCCCGTGGGAAGTGGTGCAGCGGGCGGACCTGGCCGGAAGCACCGAATACATCATCAAGATCATTACCGAGGCCCCCGAGGGCTCGCACTGGGCGGTAGGCACGGAGATCAACCTGGTTAACCGCGTGGCCAACCGCTATGCCGGTCGCAAGCTGGTGCGGTCGCTGGCCGACGTACAATGTCTGTGTTCGACCATGTATCGCATCGATCTGCCGCACCTGTTGTGGAGCCTCGACGAGCTGGCCACCGGCCGCGTGGTCAATCAGATTCGGGTCGATGAGCAGACCCGCCATTTCGCCCGAGTCGCCCTTCAGCGTATGCTCGACAACGTCAGCGCCACGCCGATGGCGGCGAAATAG
- a CDS encoding heparinase II/III family protein translates to MSNRSQGVMFPCPLAVIIISTAMLLAVASAFGESPARVNVSTFYHAQARANAQTNGQRYDWARKQVDEAIAAAEPWLKTPDDELWRMIVPPKLKRAIMVNVNQGCPKCGMGIYGDRGPHPYPWLAWVEGHPWKVQCPNCKELFPKNDFGAFYESGIDPETGLFDPARADRKLLFNAEHADPRDPQHLYAVDDGSGWQRFPGGLKERDWYIGYHAYFGRSGRVASAIRSLATGYALTGRPIYAHKATILLDRLADVFPDYDGKREQFYNNVWGEYSDGLLGPNYWDGGMWAQRAIDYDMIREGIGQAPETLTFLGEKARQFKVPMPKTSVEDIRRNIEQRILIDGGRRRERIWMNGTITEMCRLKVELVLNGRDALKELVGKYMPAIVPPEHLNADGSGNERSTGYDAGAFGQYCSLIEELAAMDKDVVRAALESHPNLRAAFDFWPDIWCLEKYIPQIGDVGEPGATSGPRGSAGAYLVLFDLTGNARYAQAAMRIANGDASALPRNIYAAEPEELVQRAIEADKTSGPWHTPSIVKRDYQLGILRSGLGPDEQALWLFYSPKAGTSSHSHFDALNIGLFAFGLPLICEQGYPLYTGDWPARWAWTSNTRSHATVSVDNRCQRHSDGGKLLAFAGDNGVQLISAEAPTAYENVAVYRRTLVAAELGAGCVCYLDVFRIKGGREHTYNLPLFYGNLRVQGLTMIPHDDLHDGYVSQVQASPAESPWQAEADLCEEYEGLVRAHMRIHGPAADMTILTGRGEARWGKDDPRRLPYLFLRHQTNARELDSCFALVYEPYRERPFIDEGSVVIRPEAQAVHFEARLADGSGSFRLTCRDMGDSPVTAEGTRTLAGKSQDVKLSGIISTLPSR, encoded by the coding sequence ATGAGCAATCGATCGCAGGGCGTGATGTTCCCTTGTCCGTTGGCTGTGATCATCATATCAACTGCCATGTTGCTCGCGGTGGCGTCGGCATTCGGCGAGTCGCCCGCAAGAGTCAATGTATCCACGTTCTACCATGCCCAGGCAAGAGCCAACGCCCAGACAAACGGCCAACGATACGATTGGGCCCGCAAGCAGGTTGATGAGGCGATTGCGGCGGCCGAGCCGTGGCTCAAGACGCCCGATGACGAGTTGTGGCGGATGATCGTGCCGCCAAAGCTCAAGCGGGCGATTATGGTCAACGTCAACCAGGGTTGCCCGAAATGCGGCATGGGCATCTATGGTGACCGCGGACCGCATCCGTATCCCTGGCTGGCGTGGGTCGAAGGCCATCCGTGGAAAGTACAGTGCCCTAACTGCAAAGAGCTGTTTCCGAAGAACGACTTCGGGGCGTTTTACGAAAGTGGAATTGATCCTGAAACAGGCTTGTTCGATCCGGCGCGGGCTGACCGCAAGCTGCTGTTCAACGCGGAGCATGCTGATCCGAGGGATCCGCAGCACTTGTACGCCGTCGATGACGGTAGCGGCTGGCAGCGCTTTCCCGGTGGCCTGAAGGAGCGGGACTGGTACATCGGCTATCATGCTTACTTCGGGCGCAGCGGCCGGGTGGCGTCGGCGATCCGCTCGCTGGCCACGGGCTACGCTCTCACCGGCCGGCCGATCTACGCGCACAAGGCGACCATCCTGCTCGACCGCCTGGCTGATGTGTTCCCCGACTACGACGGCAAGCGGGAGCAGTTCTACAACAACGTTTGGGGCGAGTATTCGGACGGCTTGCTGGGGCCGAACTACTGGGATGGCGGCATGTGGGCTCAGCGGGCGATCGATTATGACATGATTCGTGAGGGCATCGGCCAGGCGCCTGAGACGCTCACGTTCCTGGGCGAGAAGGCCCGCCAGTTCAAGGTGCCGATGCCCAAGACCAGTGTCGAAGACATCCGCCGCAACATCGAGCAGCGCATCCTTATCGACGGCGGCCGCCGCCGCGAACGTATCTGGATGAACGGCACGATCACCGAAATGTGCCGGCTCAAGGTTGAGCTGGTGCTCAACGGACGTGACGCGCTGAAGGAACTGGTCGGCAAGTACATGCCCGCCATCGTACCGCCTGAGCACCTCAATGCGGACGGTTCGGGGAATGAGCGTTCCACCGGCTATGACGCCGGTGCTTTTGGCCAATACTGCAGCCTGATCGAAGAACTGGCGGCGATGGACAAAGACGTCGTACGCGCTGCCCTGGAGAGTCACCCGAATCTCCGCGCTGCCTTCGATTTCTGGCCCGACATCTGGTGTCTGGAGAAGTACATCCCCCAGATCGGCGACGTGGGCGAACCCGGCGCGACCAGCGGGCCGCGCGGCTCGGCGGGTGCCTACCTGGTGCTTTTCGATCTGACTGGCAACGCCAGGTATGCCCAGGCGGCCATGCGCATCGCAAACGGTGACGCCTCCGCGCTTCCTCGCAACATCTACGCCGCAGAGCCCGAGGAATTGGTTCAGCGGGCGATCGAGGCTGACAAAACATCCGGGCCGTGGCACACGCCCAGCATCGTCAAGCGGGACTATCAACTTGGCATTTTGCGCAGCGGCCTCGGTCCGGACGAGCAAGCGCTATGGCTGTTTTACTCCCCCAAGGCCGGAACCAGCAGCCATTCGCACTTCGACGCGCTGAACATAGGTTTGTTCGCCTTTGGCCTTCCACTGATCTGCGAACAGGGTTACCCGCTCTACACCGGCGACTGGCCGGCCCGCTGGGCGTGGACCAGCAACACCCGCAGTCATGCGACCGTCAGCGTGGACAACCGCTGCCAGCGTCATAGCGACGGCGGCAAGCTCTTGGCCTTTGCCGGAGACAACGGCGTGCAACTCATCTCGGCCGAGGCCCCGACGGCTTATGAGAATGTTGCGGTCTATCGCAGGACGCTGGTCGCGGCGGAACTTGGTGCCGGATGTGTCTGCTACCTGGACGTCTTCCGCATTAAGGGCGGCCGTGAACATACGTACAACCTGCCGCTGTTCTACGGCAATCTGCGCGTTCAGGGACTCACGATGATACCGCACGACGATCTGCACGACGGCTATGTGAGCCAGGTGCAGGCTTCGCCGGCCGAGTCGCCGTGGCAAGCCGAAGCAGATCTCTGCGAGGAATACGAAGGGCTGGTCCGTGCGCACATGCGCATTCACGGTCCAGCCGCTGACATGACGATCCTGACCGGCCGGGGGGAGGCGCGTTGGGGCAAGGATGATCCGCGGCGACTGCCATACCTGTTCTTGCGTCACCAGACGAACGCTCGCGAACTCGATAGCTGCTTTGCTCTCGTTTACGAGCCGTATCGCGAGCGGCCGTTCATCGATGAAGGCAGCGTGGTCATACGACCGGAGGCACAGGCCGTTCATTTCGAGGCCCGGCTGGCCGACGGGTCAGGTTCGTTCCGACTGACCTGTCGGGACATGGGCGATTCGCCGGTGACGGCGGAGGGCACACGCACGCTGGCGGGCAAGTCGCAAGACGTCAAGCTCTCGGGAATCATCTCAACTCTGCCGTCGCGCTGA
- a CDS encoding type II toxin-antitoxin system HicB family antitoxin: MLYKVPLLLTPQPEGGFTVTSPLLPELAAEGDTADEALGNVRDALAAVIEIYHDLGRPLPAYG; encoded by the coding sequence ATGCTCTACAAAGTGCCCCTCCTCCTCACCCCTCAGCCAGAAGGGGGTTTCACGGTTACTTCGCCGCTCCTGCCGGAATTGGCGGCGGAGGGCGACACTGCCGATGAAGCGCTCGGGAATGTTCGGGATGCGCTCGCCGCAGTTATCGAGATTTACCATGATCTGGGCCGGCCATTGCCTGCCTACGGATAG